One part of the Vicia villosa cultivar HV-30 ecotype Madison, WI linkage group LG6, Vvil1.0, whole genome shotgun sequence genome encodes these proteins:
- the LOC131614352 gene encoding acyl-CoA hydrolase 2-like: MATEEVYAFEFQLVWFSLFDLVAVLEFLGRVPLLQRLPASSLKNLSQHVIVKNYEPGEYVVRKGEPGEGLYFISEGEARVIRPGIADDEKDQDFHLKRYDYFGSSVTGLSNAVHRADVVALTKLSCLVLPSEHSALLQGKSIGSAENSLATGSLVEHILHLEPIEVDIFQGTTPSYAPNYGNMFGGQLVGQALAAASKSVDCLKVAHSLHSYFLRAGDFNVPIQYKVKRLRDGRCFAMRKVDAIQKEKVIFTLLASFQKEEESGFHHQEVSMPSVPTPDELLSMEELREQRLTDPRLPRTYRNKVATAEFIPWPIEIRFCEPIPATNQTKTPPSLRFWFRSKGKLSDDQALHRCVAAFTSDLIFLHVSMNPHRRRGIKMRALSLDHSMWFHRPFRADDWVLYVIFSPTSFNARGFVIGQMFNQKGELLVSLVQEGLTMKYIPKRSATNSKL, from the exons ATGGCAACAGAAGAAG TGTATGCATTTGAATTTCAGTTAGTTTGGTTCAGTTTGTTTGATCTTGTTGCAGTTTTGGAGTTCCTCGGTCGTGTTCCTCTGCTTCAGAGGCTTCCTGCATCGTCTTTAAAAAATTTATCTCAACATGTTATCGTCAAAAACTATG AGCCAGGAGAGTATGTTGTTCGCAAGGGTGAGCCCGGTGAAGGTCTTTACTTCATTTCGGAAGGAGAG GCTCGAGTTATTAGACCTGGTATCGCCGATGATGAAAAGGATCAAGATTTTCATCTTAAAAGATATGACTATTTTGGATCTAGCGTTACTG GTTTATCGAATGCAGTTCACCGTGCTGATGTCGTAGCTTTGACTAAG CTATCTTGTCTAGTGCTTCCCAGCGAGCACTCGGCACTGTTGCAGGGAAAGTCTATCGGTAGTGCAGAAAATTCTCTTGCGACAGGCTCACTTGTAGAGCATATATTGCATTTGGAACCAATAGAG GTAGATATTTTTCAAGGAACAACCCCTTCATATGCTCCAAACTATGGAAACATGTTTGGAGGGCAGTTAGTTGGACAG GCACTGGCTGCAGCTTCAAAGTCTGTTGATTGTCTAAAAGTTGCTCATAGCTTGCATTCGTATTTTCTTCGAGCAGGGGATTTTAACG TACCAATTCAATATAAAGTTAAGCGTCTGCGTGATGGGAGATGCTTTGCTATGAGGAAAGTGGATGCCATTCAAAAGGAAAAGGTCATATTCACTTTGCTTGCTTCATTTCAG AAAGAGGAGGAATCAGGGTTTCATCACCAGGAAGTGTCTATGCCATCTGTCCCTACTCCAGATGAG CTTTTATCAATGGAAGAGTTAAGAGAGCAACGTCTTACTGATCCTCGTCTTCCAAG AACTTACCGCAACAAAGTTGCTACAGCTGAATTCATTCCCTGGCCGATAGAGATACGGTTCTGTGAACCTATACCTGCTACAAATCAGACCAAGACTCCTCCTAG TTTGAGATTCTGGTTTAGATCAAAGGGAAAGTTGTCAGATGATCAGGCCTTGCATAG GTGTGTGGCTGCATTTACTTCTGATCTAATATTTCTTCATGTAAGTATGAATCCTCATCGCAGGAGGGGTATAAAGATGCGCGCCTTGAGTTTGGACCACTC CATGTGGTTTCACAGACCTTTCAGAGCTGATGACTGGGTACTATATGTG ATCTTTAGTCCTACCTCCTTTAATGCGCGCGGCTTTGTTATAGGCCAAATGTTCAATCAGAAGGGAGAG CTACTTGTATCATTGGTTCAAGAAGGCCTTACGATGAAATATATTCCGAAAAGATCAGCTACTAACTCTAAGCTGTGA
- the LOC131609611 gene encoding acyl-CoA hydrolase 2-like isoform X1 has protein sequence MNIKFQLGLFGLVNLVSVLEFLACVPLLHRLPSSSLKNLSQLLIVKSYEIGEYVVREGEPGEGLYIIWEGEAKVIRPGIADDENDLEFQLKRYDYFGSGIAGLSNAVHRADVVALTKLSCLVLPREHSVLLQAKFIGSAEKSHETCSLVERILHLEPIMVDIFQEITPSYAQNYGNVFGGQLVGQALAAASKSVDRLKVAHSLHAYFLRAGDSKIPIQYKVKRLRDGRSFATRKVNAIQKEKVIFTLLASFQNEELGFQHQEVSMPSVPTPDELLSMEELREQRLIDPRLPMTFRNKIATAEFVPWPIEIRFCEPRPATNQTKSPPSLRYWFRSKGKLSDDQALHRCVAAFTSDLIFLNVSMNPHRGRGIKMRALSLNHSMWFHRPFRADEWVLYVIFSPTSFNARGFVTGQMFNQKGELLVSLVQEGLTMKYIPKRSAANSKL, from the exons ATGAATATTAAATTTCAGTTAGGATTATTTGGTTTGGTTAATCTTGTTTCAGTGTTGGAGTTCCTcgcttgtgttcctcttcttcacagGCTTCCTTCATCGTCTTTAAAGAATTTATCTCAACTTTTGATTGTTAAAAGCTATG AGATAGGGGAGTATGTTGTTCGCGAGGGAGAGCCCGGAGAAGGTCTTTACATCATTTGGGAAGGAGAA GCTAAGGTTATTAGACCTGGTATCGCCGATGACGAAAATGATCTAGAATTTCAGCTTAAAAGATATGACTATTTTGGATCTGGTATTGCTG GATTATCAAATGCAGTTCACCGTGCTGATGTCGTAGCTTTGACTAAG CTATCTTGTCTAGTGCTTCCCCGCGAACACTCGGTACTGTTGCAGGCAAAGTTTATTGGTAGTGCAGAAAAATCTCATGAGACATGCTCACTTGTAGAGCGTATATTGCATTTGGAACCAATAATG GTAGATATTTTTCAAGAAATAACCCCTTCATATGCACAAAATTATGGGAACGTGTTCGGGGGACAGTTAGTTGGACAG GCACTGGCTGCGGCATCAAAGTCTGTTGATCGTCTAAAAGTTGCTCATAGCTTGCATGCGTATTTTCTTCGTGCGGGGGATTCTAAAA TACCAATTCAATATAAAGTTAAGCGTCTGCGTGATGGGAGGAGTTTTGCTACGAGGAAAGTTAATGCCATTCAAAAGGAAAAGGTCATATTCACTCTGCTGGCTTCTTTTCAG AATGAGGAATTAGGATTTCAACATCAGGAAGTGTCTATGCCATCAGTCCCTACTCCAGATGAG CTTTTATCAATGGAAGAGTTAAGAGAGCAACGTCTTATTGATCCTCGTCTTCCAAT GACTTTCCGGAACAAAATTGCTACAGCTGAATTCGTTCCCTGGCCGATAGAGATACGGTTCTGTGAACCTAGACCTGCTACAAATCAGACCAAGAGTCCTCCTAG CTTGAGATACTGGTTTAGATCAAAGGGAAAGTTGTCAGATGATCAGGCCTTGCATAG ATGTGTGGCTGCATTTACTTCTGATCTAATATTTCTTAATGTAAGTATGAATCCTCACCGCGGGAGGGGTATAAAGATGCGTGCCTTGAGTTTGAACCACTC CATGTGGTTTCACAGACCTTTTAGAGCTGATGAATGGGTGCTATATGTG ATCTTTAGTCCTACCTCCTTTAATGCGCGCGGCTTCGTTACAGGCCAAATGTTCAATCAGAAGGGAGAG CTTCTTGTTTCATTGGTTCAAGAAGGCCTGACGATGAAGTATATTCCGAAAAGATCAGCCGCTAACTCTAAGTTGTGA
- the LOC131609611 gene encoding acyl-CoA hydrolase 2-like isoform X3, producing MAPEEVLEFLACVPLLHRLPSSSLKNLSQLLIVKSYEIGEYVVREGEPGEGLYIIWEGEAKVIRPGIADDENDLEFQLKRYDYFGSGIAGLSNAVHRADVVALTKLSCLVLPREHSVLLQAKFIGSAEKSHETCSLVERILHLEPIMVDIFQEITPSYAQNYGNVFGGQLVGQALAAASKSVDRLKVAHSLHAYFLRAGDSKIPIQYKVKRLRDGRSFATRKVNAIQKEKVIFTLLASFQNEELGFQHQEVSMPSVPTPDELLSMEELREQRLIDPRLPMTFRNKIATAEFVPWPIEIRFCEPRPATNQTKSPPSLRYWFRSKGKLSDDQALHRCVAAFTSDLIFLNVSMNPHRGRGIKMRALSLNHSMWFHRPFRADEWVLYVIFSPTSFNARGFVTGQMFNQKGELLVSLVQEGLTMKYIPKRSAANSKL from the exons ATGGCACCGGAAGAAG TGTTGGAGTTCCTcgcttgtgttcctcttcttcacagGCTTCCTTCATCGTCTTTAAAGAATTTATCTCAACTTTTGATTGTTAAAAGCTATG AGATAGGGGAGTATGTTGTTCGCGAGGGAGAGCCCGGAGAAGGTCTTTACATCATTTGGGAAGGAGAA GCTAAGGTTATTAGACCTGGTATCGCCGATGACGAAAATGATCTAGAATTTCAGCTTAAAAGATATGACTATTTTGGATCTGGTATTGCTG GATTATCAAATGCAGTTCACCGTGCTGATGTCGTAGCTTTGACTAAG CTATCTTGTCTAGTGCTTCCCCGCGAACACTCGGTACTGTTGCAGGCAAAGTTTATTGGTAGTGCAGAAAAATCTCATGAGACATGCTCACTTGTAGAGCGTATATTGCATTTGGAACCAATAATG GTAGATATTTTTCAAGAAATAACCCCTTCATATGCACAAAATTATGGGAACGTGTTCGGGGGACAGTTAGTTGGACAG GCACTGGCTGCGGCATCAAAGTCTGTTGATCGTCTAAAAGTTGCTCATAGCTTGCATGCGTATTTTCTTCGTGCGGGGGATTCTAAAA TACCAATTCAATATAAAGTTAAGCGTCTGCGTGATGGGAGGAGTTTTGCTACGAGGAAAGTTAATGCCATTCAAAAGGAAAAGGTCATATTCACTCTGCTGGCTTCTTTTCAG AATGAGGAATTAGGATTTCAACATCAGGAAGTGTCTATGCCATCAGTCCCTACTCCAGATGAG CTTTTATCAATGGAAGAGTTAAGAGAGCAACGTCTTATTGATCCTCGTCTTCCAAT GACTTTCCGGAACAAAATTGCTACAGCTGAATTCGTTCCCTGGCCGATAGAGATACGGTTCTGTGAACCTAGACCTGCTACAAATCAGACCAAGAGTCCTCCTAG CTTGAGATACTGGTTTAGATCAAAGGGAAAGTTGTCAGATGATCAGGCCTTGCATAG ATGTGTGGCTGCATTTACTTCTGATCTAATATTTCTTAATGTAAGTATGAATCCTCACCGCGGGAGGGGTATAAAGATGCGTGCCTTGAGTTTGAACCACTC CATGTGGTTTCACAGACCTTTTAGAGCTGATGAATGGGTGCTATATGTG ATCTTTAGTCCTACCTCCTTTAATGCGCGCGGCTTCGTTACAGGCCAAATGTTCAATCAGAAGGGAGAG CTTCTTGTTTCATTGGTTCAAGAAGGCCTGACGATGAAGTATATTCCGAAAAGATCAGCCGCTAACTCTAAGTTGTGA
- the LOC131609611 gene encoding acyl-CoA hydrolase 2-like isoform X4, translated as MAPEEVLEFLACVPLLHRLPSSSLKNLSQLLIVKSYEIGEYVVREGEPGEGLYIIWEGEAKVIRPGIADDENDLEFQLKRYDYFGSGLSNAVHRADVVALTKLSCLVLPREHSVLLQAKFIGSAEKSHETCSLVERILHLEPIMVDIFQEITPSYAQNYGNVFGGQLVGQALAAASKSVDRLKVAHSLHAYFLRAGDSKIPIQYKVKRLRDGRSFATRKVNAIQKEKVIFTLLASFQNEELGFQHQEVSMPSVPTPDELLSMEELREQRLIDPRLPMTFRNKIATAEFVPWPIEIRFCEPRPATNQTKSPPSLRYWFRSKGKLSDDQALHRCVAAFTSDLIFLNVSMNPHRGRGIKMRALSLNHSMWFHRPFRADEWVLYVIFSPTSFNARGFVTGQMFNQKGELLVSLVQEGLTMKYIPKRSAANSKL; from the exons ATGGCACCGGAAGAAG TGTTGGAGTTCCTcgcttgtgttcctcttcttcacagGCTTCCTTCATCGTCTTTAAAGAATTTATCTCAACTTTTGATTGTTAAAAGCTATG AGATAGGGGAGTATGTTGTTCGCGAGGGAGAGCCCGGAGAAGGTCTTTACATCATTTGGGAAGGAGAA GCTAAGGTTATTAGACCTGGTATCGCCGATGACGAAAATGATCTAGAATTTCAGCTTAAAAGATATGACTATTTTGGATCTG GATTATCAAATGCAGTTCACCGTGCTGATGTCGTAGCTTTGACTAAG CTATCTTGTCTAGTGCTTCCCCGCGAACACTCGGTACTGTTGCAGGCAAAGTTTATTGGTAGTGCAGAAAAATCTCATGAGACATGCTCACTTGTAGAGCGTATATTGCATTTGGAACCAATAATG GTAGATATTTTTCAAGAAATAACCCCTTCATATGCACAAAATTATGGGAACGTGTTCGGGGGACAGTTAGTTGGACAG GCACTGGCTGCGGCATCAAAGTCTGTTGATCGTCTAAAAGTTGCTCATAGCTTGCATGCGTATTTTCTTCGTGCGGGGGATTCTAAAA TACCAATTCAATATAAAGTTAAGCGTCTGCGTGATGGGAGGAGTTTTGCTACGAGGAAAGTTAATGCCATTCAAAAGGAAAAGGTCATATTCACTCTGCTGGCTTCTTTTCAG AATGAGGAATTAGGATTTCAACATCAGGAAGTGTCTATGCCATCAGTCCCTACTCCAGATGAG CTTTTATCAATGGAAGAGTTAAGAGAGCAACGTCTTATTGATCCTCGTCTTCCAAT GACTTTCCGGAACAAAATTGCTACAGCTGAATTCGTTCCCTGGCCGATAGAGATACGGTTCTGTGAACCTAGACCTGCTACAAATCAGACCAAGAGTCCTCCTAG CTTGAGATACTGGTTTAGATCAAAGGGAAAGTTGTCAGATGATCAGGCCTTGCATAG ATGTGTGGCTGCATTTACTTCTGATCTAATATTTCTTAATGTAAGTATGAATCCTCACCGCGGGAGGGGTATAAAGATGCGTGCCTTGAGTTTGAACCACTC CATGTGGTTTCACAGACCTTTTAGAGCTGATGAATGGGTGCTATATGTG ATCTTTAGTCCTACCTCCTTTAATGCGCGCGGCTTCGTTACAGGCCAAATGTTCAATCAGAAGGGAGAG CTTCTTGTTTCATTGGTTCAAGAAGGCCTGACGATGAAGTATATTCCGAAAAGATCAGCCGCTAACTCTAAGTTGTGA
- the LOC131609611 gene encoding acyl-CoA hydrolase 2-like isoform X2: MNIKFQLGLFGLVNLVSVLEFLACVPLLHRLPSSSLKNLSQLLIVKSYEIGEYVVREGEPGEGLYIIWEGEAKVIRPGIADDENDLEFQLKRYDYFGSGLSNAVHRADVVALTKLSCLVLPREHSVLLQAKFIGSAEKSHETCSLVERILHLEPIMVDIFQEITPSYAQNYGNVFGGQLVGQALAAASKSVDRLKVAHSLHAYFLRAGDSKIPIQYKVKRLRDGRSFATRKVNAIQKEKVIFTLLASFQNEELGFQHQEVSMPSVPTPDELLSMEELREQRLIDPRLPMTFRNKIATAEFVPWPIEIRFCEPRPATNQTKSPPSLRYWFRSKGKLSDDQALHRCVAAFTSDLIFLNVSMNPHRGRGIKMRALSLNHSMWFHRPFRADEWVLYVIFSPTSFNARGFVTGQMFNQKGELLVSLVQEGLTMKYIPKRSAANSKL, translated from the exons ATGAATATTAAATTTCAGTTAGGATTATTTGGTTTGGTTAATCTTGTTTCAGTGTTGGAGTTCCTcgcttgtgttcctcttcttcacagGCTTCCTTCATCGTCTTTAAAGAATTTATCTCAACTTTTGATTGTTAAAAGCTATG AGATAGGGGAGTATGTTGTTCGCGAGGGAGAGCCCGGAGAAGGTCTTTACATCATTTGGGAAGGAGAA GCTAAGGTTATTAGACCTGGTATCGCCGATGACGAAAATGATCTAGAATTTCAGCTTAAAAGATATGACTATTTTGGATCTG GATTATCAAATGCAGTTCACCGTGCTGATGTCGTAGCTTTGACTAAG CTATCTTGTCTAGTGCTTCCCCGCGAACACTCGGTACTGTTGCAGGCAAAGTTTATTGGTAGTGCAGAAAAATCTCATGAGACATGCTCACTTGTAGAGCGTATATTGCATTTGGAACCAATAATG GTAGATATTTTTCAAGAAATAACCCCTTCATATGCACAAAATTATGGGAACGTGTTCGGGGGACAGTTAGTTGGACAG GCACTGGCTGCGGCATCAAAGTCTGTTGATCGTCTAAAAGTTGCTCATAGCTTGCATGCGTATTTTCTTCGTGCGGGGGATTCTAAAA TACCAATTCAATATAAAGTTAAGCGTCTGCGTGATGGGAGGAGTTTTGCTACGAGGAAAGTTAATGCCATTCAAAAGGAAAAGGTCATATTCACTCTGCTGGCTTCTTTTCAG AATGAGGAATTAGGATTTCAACATCAGGAAGTGTCTATGCCATCAGTCCCTACTCCAGATGAG CTTTTATCAATGGAAGAGTTAAGAGAGCAACGTCTTATTGATCCTCGTCTTCCAAT GACTTTCCGGAACAAAATTGCTACAGCTGAATTCGTTCCCTGGCCGATAGAGATACGGTTCTGTGAACCTAGACCTGCTACAAATCAGACCAAGAGTCCTCCTAG CTTGAGATACTGGTTTAGATCAAAGGGAAAGTTGTCAGATGATCAGGCCTTGCATAG ATGTGTGGCTGCATTTACTTCTGATCTAATATTTCTTAATGTAAGTATGAATCCTCACCGCGGGAGGGGTATAAAGATGCGTGCCTTGAGTTTGAACCACTC CATGTGGTTTCACAGACCTTTTAGAGCTGATGAATGGGTGCTATATGTG ATCTTTAGTCCTACCTCCTTTAATGCGCGCGGCTTCGTTACAGGCCAAATGTTCAATCAGAAGGGAGAG CTTCTTGTTTCATTGGTTCAAGAAGGCCTGACGATGAAGTATATTCCGAAAAGATCAGCCGCTAACTCTAAGTTGTGA
- the LOC131609611 gene encoding acyl-CoA hydrolase 2-like isoform X5 — MNIKFQLGLFGLVNLVSVLEFLACVPLLHRLPSSSLKNLSQLLIVKSYEIGEYVVREGEPGEGLYIIWEGEAKVIRPGIADDENDLEFQLKRYDYFGSGIAGLSNAVHRADVVALTKLSCLVLPREHSVLLQAKFIGSAEKSHETCSLVERILHLEPIMVDIFQEITPSYAQNYGNVFGGQLVGQALAAASKSVDRLKVAHSLHAYFLRAGDSKIPIQYKVKRLRDGRSFATRKVNAIQKEKVIFTLLASFQNEELGFQHQEVSMPSVPTPDELLSMEELREQRLIDPRLPMTFRNKIATAEFVPWPIEIRFCEPRPATNQTKSPPSLRYWFRSKGKLSDDQALHSEIAENLILLYICI, encoded by the exons ATGAATATTAAATTTCAGTTAGGATTATTTGGTTTGGTTAATCTTGTTTCAGTGTTGGAGTTCCTcgcttgtgttcctcttcttcacagGCTTCCTTCATCGTCTTTAAAGAATTTATCTCAACTTTTGATTGTTAAAAGCTATG AGATAGGGGAGTATGTTGTTCGCGAGGGAGAGCCCGGAGAAGGTCTTTACATCATTTGGGAAGGAGAA GCTAAGGTTATTAGACCTGGTATCGCCGATGACGAAAATGATCTAGAATTTCAGCTTAAAAGATATGACTATTTTGGATCTGGTATTGCTG GATTATCAAATGCAGTTCACCGTGCTGATGTCGTAGCTTTGACTAAG CTATCTTGTCTAGTGCTTCCCCGCGAACACTCGGTACTGTTGCAGGCAAAGTTTATTGGTAGTGCAGAAAAATCTCATGAGACATGCTCACTTGTAGAGCGTATATTGCATTTGGAACCAATAATG GTAGATATTTTTCAAGAAATAACCCCTTCATATGCACAAAATTATGGGAACGTGTTCGGGGGACAGTTAGTTGGACAG GCACTGGCTGCGGCATCAAAGTCTGTTGATCGTCTAAAAGTTGCTCATAGCTTGCATGCGTATTTTCTTCGTGCGGGGGATTCTAAAA TACCAATTCAATATAAAGTTAAGCGTCTGCGTGATGGGAGGAGTTTTGCTACGAGGAAAGTTAATGCCATTCAAAAGGAAAAGGTCATATTCACTCTGCTGGCTTCTTTTCAG AATGAGGAATTAGGATTTCAACATCAGGAAGTGTCTATGCCATCAGTCCCTACTCCAGATGAG CTTTTATCAATGGAAGAGTTAAGAGAGCAACGTCTTATTGATCCTCGTCTTCCAAT GACTTTCCGGAACAAAATTGCTACAGCTGAATTCGTTCCCTGGCCGATAGAGATACGGTTCTGTGAACCTAGACCTGCTACAAATCAGACCAAGAGTCCTCCTAG CTTGAGATACTGGTTTAGATCAAAGGGAAAGTTGTCAGATGATCAGGCCTTGCATAG TGAGATTgcagaaaatttgattttattgtaCATATGCATCTAA
- the LOC131609611 gene encoding acyl-CoA hydrolase 2-like isoform X6, whose amino-acid sequence MNIKFQLGLFGLVNLVSVLEFLACVPLLHRLPSSSLKNLSQLLIVKSYEIGEYVVREGEPGEGLYIIWEGEAKVIRPGIADDENDLEFQLKRYDYFGSGIAGLSNAVHRADVVALTKLSCLVLPREHSVLLQAKFIGSAEKSHETCSLVERILHLEPIMVDIFQEITPSYAQNYGNVFGGQLVGQALAAASKSVDRLKVAHSLHAYFLRAGDSKIPIQYKVKRLRDGRSFATRKVNAIQKEKVIFTLLASFQNEELGFQHQEVSMPSVPTPDELLSMEELREQRLIDPRLPMTFRNKIATAEFVPWPIEIRFCEPRPATNQTKSPPSLRYWFRSKGKLSDDQALHRYYISLKVLSLC is encoded by the exons ATGAATATTAAATTTCAGTTAGGATTATTTGGTTTGGTTAATCTTGTTTCAGTGTTGGAGTTCCTcgcttgtgttcctcttcttcacagGCTTCCTTCATCGTCTTTAAAGAATTTATCTCAACTTTTGATTGTTAAAAGCTATG AGATAGGGGAGTATGTTGTTCGCGAGGGAGAGCCCGGAGAAGGTCTTTACATCATTTGGGAAGGAGAA GCTAAGGTTATTAGACCTGGTATCGCCGATGACGAAAATGATCTAGAATTTCAGCTTAAAAGATATGACTATTTTGGATCTGGTATTGCTG GATTATCAAATGCAGTTCACCGTGCTGATGTCGTAGCTTTGACTAAG CTATCTTGTCTAGTGCTTCCCCGCGAACACTCGGTACTGTTGCAGGCAAAGTTTATTGGTAGTGCAGAAAAATCTCATGAGACATGCTCACTTGTAGAGCGTATATTGCATTTGGAACCAATAATG GTAGATATTTTTCAAGAAATAACCCCTTCATATGCACAAAATTATGGGAACGTGTTCGGGGGACAGTTAGTTGGACAG GCACTGGCTGCGGCATCAAAGTCTGTTGATCGTCTAAAAGTTGCTCATAGCTTGCATGCGTATTTTCTTCGTGCGGGGGATTCTAAAA TACCAATTCAATATAAAGTTAAGCGTCTGCGTGATGGGAGGAGTTTTGCTACGAGGAAAGTTAATGCCATTCAAAAGGAAAAGGTCATATTCACTCTGCTGGCTTCTTTTCAG AATGAGGAATTAGGATTTCAACATCAGGAAGTGTCTATGCCATCAGTCCCTACTCCAGATGAG CTTTTATCAATGGAAGAGTTAAGAGAGCAACGTCTTATTGATCCTCGTCTTCCAAT GACTTTCCGGAACAAAATTGCTACAGCTGAATTCGTTCCCTGGCCGATAGAGATACGGTTCTGTGAACCTAGACCTGCTACAAATCAGACCAAGAGTCCTCCTAG CTTGAGATACTGGTTTAGATCAAAGGGAAAGTTGTCAGATGATCAGGCCTTGCATAGGTACTACATATCTTTGAAAGTGTTGAGTTTATGTTAA